A DNA window from Fragaria vesca subsp. vesca linkage group LG3, FraVesHawaii_1.0, whole genome shotgun sequence contains the following coding sequences:
- the LOC101315413 gene encoding uncharacterized protein LOC101315413, whose protein sequence is MASASPAKKVLVPIANGTEPMEAVITVDVLRRAGADVTVASVEKQLRVEACHGVKIIADALVSDCGRSSFDLITLPGGMPGATNLKDCEVLESLVKKQVADGKLYAAICASPAVALGSWGVLKGLKATCYPSFMEQLAASGATAVESRVQLDGKAVTSRGPGTTMEFAVALVEQLCGKEKADEVSGPMVMRANHGDEYIITERNPMKWTSTDSPKILVPIANGTEEMEVIMIIDILRRAKATVVVASVEDKLDTIASRKVKLEADVLLDEAAKSSYDLIVLPGGIGGAQAFAKSETLVNLLKRQRDSNKPYGAICASPALVFEPHGLLKGKKATAFPALCEKLSDQSEIENRVLVDGNLITSRGPGTSMEFALGIVEKFFGREKAIELAKVMVFVRP, encoded by the exons ATGGCTTCTGCTTCTCCCGCCAAGAAG GTTCTGGTTCCGATTGCGAACGGCACGGAGCCGATGGAGGCGGTGATCACCGTCGATGTTCTGCGCCGAGCCGGAGCTGATGTCACCGTGGCTTCTGTGGAGAAGCAGCTGAGGGTTGAGGCTTGTCACGGGGTTAAGATCATCGCTGATGCTTTGGTTTCGGATTGTGGCCGGAGCTCCTTCGATCTCATTACTCTGCCT GGAGGGATGCCTGGTGCTACCAATCTTAAGGATTGTGAGGTCCTGGAAAGCCTAGTTAAAAAGCAAGTTGCAGATGGGAAGCTCTATGCTGCAATCTGTGCTTCACCTGCAGTGGCACTTGGGTCTTGGGGTGTGCTGAAGGGATTGAAA GCAACTTGCTATCCATCATTTATGGAGCAACTAGCAGCATCTGGTGCAACTGCTGTTGAATCGAGAGTGCAGCTAGATGGCAAAGCTGTGACAAGTCGTGGACCTGGTACTACCATGGAGTTCGCTGTTGCACTTGTTGAGCAATTGTGTGGGAAAGAGAAAGCTGATGAAGTTTCTGGTCCCATG GTGATGCGTGCTAACCATGGGGATGAATATATCATAACGGAGCGAAACCCAATGAAGTGGACTTCCACTGATTCACCAAAG ATTCTTGTACCGATAGCTAATGGTACAGAGGAAATGGAAGTGATTATGATCATTGATATTCTACGAAGAGCCAAAGCAACCGTTGTAGTGGCCTCTGTTGAAGACAAGCTAGACACTATTGCTTCTCGCAAAGTTAAGCTGGAAGCAGATGTGCTCCTGGATGAAGCAGCCAAAAGTTCGTATGACCTTATAGTTTTGCCT GGTGGAATTGGTGGTGCCCAAGCATTTGCAAAATCAGAAACACTTGTGAATTTGTTAAAAAGGCAAAGGGACTCAAATAAGCCTTATGGAGCAATATGTGCTTCACCAGCTCTAGTCTTTGAACCCCATGGCTTACTCAAG GGCAAAAAGGCCACAGCTTTCCCCGCCTTGTGTGAGAAGCTGTCTGACCAGAGTGAAATCGAAAATAGGGTATTGGTTGATGGTAACCTCATCACCAGCAGGGGGCCTGGAACCTCCATGGAGTTTGCTCTAGGAATCGTTGAGAAGTTTTTCGGCCGTGAAAAAGCAATAGAGCTTGCAAAAGTTATGGTTTTTGTTCGCCCATAA